A DNA window from Coffea arabica cultivar ET-39 chromosome 6c, Coffea Arabica ET-39 HiFi, whole genome shotgun sequence contains the following coding sequences:
- the LOC113692691 gene encoding protein DETOXIFICATION 24-like, with translation MDNGLQERLLSSGKEEVVNLKGRIADESKKIWKVALPGILARVSSFGCIVVTQSFVGHISELDLAGYALVQTLSVRFVNGILIGMSSATETLCGQAFGAGQLHMMGIYLQRSWIVDFITLSILLPVFIFGTSIFRLLGEKDDIAQAAGYTSLWFIPFIYNFVFSLTIQMYLQAQQKNMVIAWLSILQFIIHIPLSWLFVYQLDWGVGGAMGALSISSWFVVFGEFAYIFGGWCPDSWKGFTTAAFKDIWPVVKLSIASGVMVCLELWYNAVLVLLAGYMKNAEVAISAFSICLNINGWEFMISLGFLGAACVRIANELGRGDAKATKFSIKVLLSTSIVIGIFFWVLCLVFGSKIGYLFSEEKEVAESVSDLSLLLAFSVLLNSIYPVLSGVAVGAGLQSTVAIINLCCFYLIGIPIGALLGYAAHLQVKGIWIGMLCGVITQTIAICFMTWRTDWDVEVIRAKNRLQRWYLRSPEESNGRSDLA, from the exons ATGGACAATGGGCTACAAGAGAGGCTGCTTAGCTCAGGAAAAGAAGAGGTTGTTAATTTGAAAGGACGGATTGCTGATGAATCCAAGAAGATATGGAAGGTTGCATTGCCTGGTATTCTCGCACGAGTGTCTTCATTTGGGTGCATAGTGGTGACACAATCATTTGTCGGACACATTAGTGAATTGGATCTTGCTGGTTATGCTCTTGTACAAACTCTCAGCGTGCGGTTTGTAAATGGAATACTG ATTGGAATGTCCAGTGCGACAGAAACTCTTTGTGGGCAAGCATTTGGTGCAGGACAGCTACATATGATGGGTATTTACCTGCAGAGATCATGGATTGTTGATTTTATTACTCTAAGTATCTTGCTACCGGTTTTCATCTTTGGAACATCCATCTTTAGATTGCTTGGTGAAAAAGATGATATAGCACAAGCTGCTGGGTACACCTCTCTATGGTTCATCCCCTTTATCTACAACTTTGTTTTCAGTTTGACAATCCAAATGTATCTACAAGCACAGCAAAAGAACATGGTCATCGCTTGGCTATCCATCTTGCAGTTCATTATCCATATTCCTTTGTCTTGGCTTTTTGTCTACCAGCTAGACTGGGGAGTTGGTGGTGCAATGGGTGCACTTAGTATCTCTTCATGGTTTGTGGTGTTTGGTGAGTTTGCTTACATCTTTGGTGGTTGGTGCCCTGACTCATGGAAAGGATTTACTACAGCTGCATTTAAGGATATATGGCCCGTAGTGAAGCTCTCAATAGCTTCTGGTGTGATGGTTTG CTTAGAGTTGTGGTACAATGCTGTCCTTGTATTACTGGCCGGATACATGAAAAATGCTGAGGTTGCAATATCTGCCTTCTCCATTTG CCTCAATATCAATGGGTGGGAGTTCATGATAAGCCTTGGCTTCCTTGGTGCTGCTTG TGTTCGGATTGCTAATGAATTAGGGAGAGGAGATGCTAAAGCTACAAAGTTTTCCATTAAAGTCCTTCTGAGCACTTCAATTGTTATAGGAATATTTTTTTGGGTGCTTTGCTTGGTCTTTGGTAGTAAAATTGGATACTTATTTTCGGAGGAGAAGGAAGTTGCAGAAAGTGTATCTGACCTTTCTCTTCTATTAGCTTTCTCGGTGTTGCTCAATAGTATCTACCCAGTTCTGTCAG GGGTGGCAGTAGGAGCAGGTCTACAGAGCAcagttgcaattatcaatcttTGTTGCTTCTACCTAATTGGAATTCCAATTGGAGCTTTGCTTGGATATGCTGCTCATCTTCAAGTTAAG GGCATATGGATTGGTATGCTTTGTGGGGTGATTACTCAGACTATTGCAATTTGCTTCATGACATGGAGGACAGATTGGGATGTAGAG GTTATTAGAGCTAAAAACCGTCTTCAGCGATGGTACTTGAGATCTCCTGAAGAATCTAACGGAAGATCTGATCTTGCTTAA